DNA from Nitrospira sp.:
TTGGTGTCGTGATTGCCGGGTTGTCCCCGGTCGATGCCTACCATGCTTCGCTTCATGTAGTGAGCATAGGGGAGCGGACAAGCGGCCTGTTGTGTGGCTGCCTTTTCGCAGCGCGACAAGCACAGCGGTTTCCGGCGGTCGGCCGACCCTCTCGTCTTTCTCATGAGTCATTTCCTGTTTATCGCCGGGGCATTGCGCGAACGGAGTTCCCAGGATAGCGCCGAGCTTCAACTCGACGCGGGAATCTGGGGGCTCTGCACGGCGTTGATTCGCGACAATCTTGAAAAGTTCGTCACGCCGCAATCCCATGGCCTGGTGTATGTGTTGAAAGGGGGAATCTGCGCGGAGTTTGCGATCGTCTCACCGGTCCAACCGTTTCAGGCCCTCGATGATTTCTTGAAAGACGAGCTGCGGACGGAAGCGCGGTATGGGTTTGTGCGGGTGGCCCCCGTGCGACGGTGGCAAGGCCATGTACAGGATTGTCAGGTGTTGTTGCAGCGGGTGTTGGGTATCGAGGAGCAAACGGAATTGACGCGGCGGCTCAGTCTCGGCATGCATCGTCTCACGGATGAAGAGTATCAGGCGATTCTTGAAGGGTTGGGTGCGGGGGTGTGACCGGGCCGGTCTGGTCGGGAGGCGAGGCGTACGCAGTACTCTACGTAGAGCCCCAGAGCGACATAAGAATCACGCGGACAAACGTTTTCAGCATCCTGTTAGTCCAGTGTGCCGCCGGTCATGAGACGATAGGCCTCCTGGATTGTGCCGACCTCCTTCACCTCGACGTGGAGTTCCATCACCAGCCGGTCGATATTCCAGCGCGGATCATACCGTTGTCCTTCCGGTATCAGGACCGTGCGATAGCCTTCCCTGGCCGCCGCGCGAATCTTGTCTGGGATGCCTCCGACCGGGCCGATGGTGCCGTCCTTGGCGATCGTGCCGGTCATGGCGATGCCCCGCTGGATTCGATCTCCCTTCAGGAGTGCCGCGAACCCCACCGTCATCACCGCCCCGGCGCTCGGGCCGTCGCTTCCGGTGGAGACGTAGGCGATGCCCATGGCGCTCACGGTACCCATATGGTCGATACGCGGTGTGTGGTCGAGGGCGTATTCGAAGGCCAGGGCCATGGAGCTGAGATTGTCCTGTCCGGGCCGGATGTTGCCGCCTTGCCACTGCAGCACCATCGGCGCAGGAGCCGGCAGGCGGTCCCAACGTAACAAGAGGATCTCGAAGACCCCCTGGTCGTTGGATTGGATGGCGGCCAGCACCGGGATTTCTACGACGGACTCTGCGGCGGCGAATCGGGAACCGGTATGCAGTGCATAGACACAAAGGAATAGGATACTCAGGGTGCGCAGGCCTATACGGGGCATCGTAATGGACGGCAGCGGCGGCATATGAGTGGGAGTCTAACAAAGCGGGTTTCAGAGTAAAGCGATCACGCGATTCCTCGCCCTGCTTTACCCCAGCCCTACAGAGCACACCGATGGAGTTGTCGAACCGGCCCCTTGAATCCTGTCGAATGCCTGTCTTGATGGCGCTGAGCATTCTGTGGGGAACTGTCCTCATGCCGGAGCCGCTTCGCGCGGAATGTACGGCGGATACGGGCGGAACCGGTGCGAACGCGGCCTTCACCCTGCATTTGAGCAGCAGCTGTACGGTCGCAGAGCGTGAGGCTCGTGCCGTTCCGGCAGAGGAATTGTTGCGGGCGCTTGTAGCGGGGAAGGGGCTGGATCTGGTGGGCGTCGTCATCCAGGGCGATCTGTTGCTCGATGAACTGCTGGCGCAGAAGGCGGCGGCGGTACAGGACCTGTTGCCAGAAGATCGCCGGACGCTCGACAGCCTCAAGGCCGAGGATGTCCATGTCATTCGCGGTCCGTTCGTGATCAAGAACGCGCTGGTTCAGGGGCGGATCGTCAATCGGCTCAAGCGAGGCTTCCTGCTGATCACCGGACCGGTCGTGCTGGCGCACACGAGGTTTACCGGCTCCGTCGACTTGTCGCGGACGGTCTTTCTCGGACTGGTCGACGGATCCGGTGCGACCTTCGAGCAGGAGAGTTATTTCGTGCAGGATCGCTTCACGCAGGGAGCCATGTTTCCCGAGACTCGGTTCGGCCCGCATGCACGGTTTCATCGTTCGATCTTTTCAGGTCCGGCCATTTTTCGAGGTGCGGTGTTTCATGGCCTGACTGAATTTTTGGAAGTGGTCTTTGATCAGGCCGCCAATTTCTCACGGGCCTCGTTTCGCATGGGGACCGGCTTCTCCGGCGCCCACTGCCGTGCGACCTGTGATTTTTCTGCGACGCAGTTCGATGGAGAGGTGTTCTTTCTGTTCTCCCTCTTCGACCGGCCCGTCACCTTTGCCGCAGCGCGATTCGGGTCACAGGCCGACTTTTCCGATGCGTCGTTCATAGGGAGCGATGACCTCACGGAGGCGACGTTCGTGCGCAGGCCTCTCTTGAACCGGACGACGCGCGTCACCACGACGGTGCCTGGGCCTGCGGACCGGGCTCCCTTTTCACAGGTGGTGACGGTCCTCCTGTTTGTGATGGCGATGGGGCTCCTCCTCTATGCAATCAAGGCCAAGTAGGTCAGTCACGACCCCCATATATAGTTTTAGCCTTGCCCGAACCCCCATAACTTGGTATAAGATTCGAAATTAGTCCAAGGAGCACCTGGGACCTCATGGACCAAACTGAACTGCCCTACCAAGTCAAGATCGAGAACTTCGAAGGCCCTCTCGATCTTCTTTTGCACCTCATCAAGAAGAATGAGATCAACATCTACGATATTCCGATTGCGCTGATCGCCCAGCAGTATTTGGACTATCTGTCGGTGATGAAGGAATTGAATCTGGCGGTGGCCGGCGAGTTCCTCGTGATGGCCGCGACGTTGTTGCACATCAAATCGCGCATGTTGCTGCCGGTTGAAGAGGCGGCCGTGGATGAGGAAGAGGGTCCCGATCCACGCGAAGAACTGGTCAGGCGGCTGCTCGAATACAAGCAGTTCAAGGAGGCTGCCTCACAGTTGGATTACAAGGAGCGCCTGTGGCGGGATGTGTTTTCTCGTGAGCCCGCTCCACTAGCGGACCTCAGGCAGGATGAGAGTCTCCTTGAGGAGGTGTCTCTGTTCGACCTGGTGGACGCGCTGCAGGCAGTCCTGGCCCGTCACCCCGGGAAACGTCTCGTCGAAATCATTCCGGACAACTTAACGGTGCGCACTCGCATGAGCGCCATTATCGAGGCCTTGGAAGAGCGCGAATCGCTGGCCTTCACGGCGCTATTCGAGGAGTCCAGCCATCGGCTCGTCGTGATCGTGACGTTTCTGGCGCTGCTCGAGCTGATCCGTATAAGGGTCGTACGGGTATTCCAAAGCGAAACCTTCGGGACCATTCTTGTCTCGCGGGCCTTTTCAGCCGTTACGGAAGGGGATGGAGTGGAGGAGTCTGAATGGAAGAATCTATGAGTCTCAGCGTTGGGGGCGCAGTCGAAGAGTTCGCCGAGGCACAGGAGCCGGCTGAAGAGCCCTCCGCTCCGCCTCCTGTTTCCGAGGCAGAGGTTGGAGCCGGTGACCCCCAGACCACCGCGGCGTCGCCTTCCGACCAGACCCTCTCCGATTTGCGAGCGTTAAAGGGAATCCTCGAAGCGTTGCTGTTCGTCACGGCCGATCCCATCCCGGTCACGCGGTTCTTAGCGTTGCTTGGAGCCGTCACGAAGCATGAAGTCGAACAGGCGCTGGCCAGTCTCAGCCACGACTATGAACAGGAGGGCCGCGGGCTGCAGTTGGCCGAGGTGGCCGGGGGCTATCGGATCGTAACCAAAGCCGAATTCGCACCGTGGCTCAAGCGACTGGAGAAGGTGAAGGCTCCGTCGAAACTCTCGCGCTCCGCCTTGGAGTCGTTGGCCATCATCGCCTACAAGCAACCGATCGTCCGTGCAGAGGTCGAGCACATTCGAGGGGTCGAGACTTCGGGAGTCA
Protein-coding regions in this window:
- a CDS encoding putative ATP-dependent protease codes for the protein MPPLPSITMPRIGLRTLSILFLCVYALHTGSRFAAAESVVEIPVLAAIQSNDQGVFEILLLRWDRLPAPAPMVLQWQGGNIRPGQDNLSSMALAFEYALDHTPRIDHMGTVSAMGIAYVSTGSDGPSAGAVMTVGFAALLKGDRIQRGIAMTGTIAKDGTIGPVGGIPDKIRAAAREGYRTVLIPEGQRYDPRWNIDRLVMELHVEVKEVGTIQEAYRLMTGGTLD
- a CDS encoding Segregation and condensation protein B, which gives rise to MEESMSLSVGGAVEEFAEAQEPAEEPSAPPPVSEAEVGAGDPQTTAASPSDQTLSDLRALKGILEALLFVTADPIPVTRFLALLGAVTKHEVEQALASLSHDYEQEGRGLQLAEVAGGYRIVTKAEFAPWLKRLEKVKAPSKLSRSALESLAIIAYKQPIVRAEVEHIRGVETSGVIRTLLERKLVRIVGRKEEPGRPIMYGTTKFFLEHFGLRDLSQLPPLREFKELGESEQAMLPIDESVEVGGASSSQSVETPAEPVVEETAETTTFIETNGAAEEPCDDAVVEGDAERELAVADVVNES
- a CDS encoding Segregation and condensation protein A, which translates into the protein MDQTELPYQVKIENFEGPLDLLLHLIKKNEINIYDIPIALIAQQYLDYLSVMKELNLAVAGEFLVMAATLLHIKSRMLLPVEEAAVDEEEGPDPREELVRRLLEYKQFKEAASQLDYKERLWRDVFSREPAPLADLRQDESLLEEVSLFDLVDALQAVLARHPGKRLVEIIPDNLTVRTRMSAIIEALEERESLAFTALFEESSHRLVVIVTFLALLELIRIRVVRVFQSETFGTILVSRAFSAVTEGDGVEESEWKNL